In Cupriavidus basilensis, one genomic interval encodes:
- a CDS encoding DUF421 domain-containing protein translates to MWNLSAPWWEFVLRGLIVYGSLLVLLRLSGKRQIGQLTSLDLVLLLVLSNAVQNSMNAGDNSVTAGLILAVTLVGANLVLAWLSWRSRRFENVVEGRPQVLIHDGMVFGDVMKRAFVTRDDLRKALRHAGCERVADVHFAILENDGTISVLVKKDAPPTPPNAAGSLWRAPINQDTDAPV, encoded by the coding sequence ATGTGGAATCTCAGCGCCCCATGGTGGGAATTCGTCCTGCGCGGACTGATCGTCTACGGCAGCCTGCTGGTGCTGCTGCGACTGTCTGGCAAGCGCCAGATCGGGCAGCTTACCTCGCTCGACCTGGTACTGCTGCTGGTACTGTCCAACGCCGTGCAGAACTCCATGAACGCCGGGGACAACTCGGTCACGGCCGGGTTGATTCTGGCGGTGACGCTGGTCGGCGCCAACCTTGTACTGGCGTGGCTGAGCTGGCGCAGCCGGCGCTTCGAGAACGTCGTCGAGGGGCGCCCGCAGGTATTGATCCACGACGGCATGGTCTTCGGTGACGTGATGAAGCGCGCTTTCGTGACCCGCGACGACCTGCGCAAGGCACTGCGCCATGCAGGGTGCGAGCGTGTCGCCGATGTGCATTTCGCGATCCTCGAGAACGACGGCACCATCAGCGTGCTGGTCAAGAAAGACGCGCCACCCACGCCGCCCAATGCGGCGGGTTCGCTGTGGCGCGCCCCCATCAATCAGGACACGGACGCGCCGGTCTGA
- a CDS encoding L-serine ammonia-lyase: MAVSVFDLFKVGIGPSSSHTVGPMRAALMFVQGLARDGLLPQVASVRVELYGSLGATGRGHGTDKGVILGLLGEAPDTIDPDTIDLRLAALRASRTLSLLGTHPVPFVEKEHIVFYRREAMAEHPNGMKFHAFNAGGERIREGRYLSVGGGFIITAGAANTHILEADQQLPHPFRSGRAMLEMAAASKKSIARLMMENECVWRSEAEVNAGLLQIWAVMQACVARGCRTDGELPGPFKVKRRAHDLFRNLTEHAERALADPLSVIDWVNLYAIAVNEENAAGGRVVTAPTNGAAGIIPAVLHYYDRFVPGANPQGVIDFLLTAGAIGMLYKLNASISGAEVGCQGEVGVACSMAAGALAAVMGGTPEQVENAAEIGMEHNLGLTCDPVGGLVQIPCIERNAMASVKAVNAARMALRGDGMHYVSLDSVIKTMRETGADMKTKYKETARGGLAVNIVEC, translated from the coding sequence GTGGCTGTCAGCGTCTTCGATCTGTTCAAGGTGGGCATCGGCCCATCAAGCTCGCACACCGTTGGTCCGATGCGCGCCGCGCTGATGTTCGTCCAGGGCCTGGCGCGCGATGGCCTGTTGCCGCAGGTGGCCAGCGTGCGCGTGGAACTGTACGGCTCGCTTGGCGCCACCGGCCGCGGCCACGGAACCGACAAGGGCGTGATCCTCGGCTTGCTGGGCGAAGCGCCCGACACCATCGACCCCGACACCATCGACTTGCGGCTGGCCGCGCTGCGCGCCAGCCGCACGCTCTCGCTGCTGGGCACCCATCCCGTGCCCTTCGTGGAGAAGGAGCACATCGTCTTCTACCGCCGCGAGGCCATGGCCGAGCATCCCAACGGCATGAAGTTCCACGCCTTCAATGCTGGCGGCGAGCGCATCCGCGAGGGGCGCTACCTGTCGGTGGGCGGCGGCTTCATCATCACGGCCGGCGCAGCCAATACGCATATCCTGGAGGCTGACCAGCAGTTGCCGCATCCGTTTCGCAGCGGGCGCGCGATGCTGGAGATGGCAGCCGCCAGCAAGAAGAGCATTGCGCGGCTGATGATGGAAAACGAATGCGTGTGGCGCAGCGAGGCCGAGGTCAACGCCGGCCTGCTGCAGATCTGGGCCGTGATGCAAGCCTGCGTGGCGCGCGGCTGCCGCACCGACGGCGAGCTGCCCGGGCCGTTCAAGGTCAAGCGCCGCGCCCACGACCTGTTCCGCAACCTCACCGAGCACGCCGAGCGCGCGTTGGCCGATCCGCTTTCGGTGATCGACTGGGTCAACCTGTATGCGATCGCCGTCAATGAGGAAAACGCCGCCGGCGGCCGCGTGGTCACCGCACCCACCAACGGCGCCGCCGGCATCATCCCGGCCGTGCTGCATTACTACGACCGCTTCGTGCCCGGCGCCAACCCGCAGGGCGTGATCGACTTCCTGCTGACTGCCGGCGCCATCGGCATGCTCTACAAGCTCAACGCCTCGATATCCGGCGCCGAGGTCGGCTGCCAGGGCGAGGTCGGCGTGGCCTGCTCGATGGCCGCCGGCGCGCTGGCCGCCGTGATGGGCGGCACACCGGAGCAGGTGGAAAACGCGGCCGAGATCGGCATGGAGCACAACCTCGGGCTGACCTGCGACCCGGTCGGCGGGCTGGTGCAGATTCCTTGCATCGAGCGCAACGCCATGGCCTCGGTGAAGGCCGTGAACGCGGCGCGCATGGCGTTGCGCGGCGACGGCATGCACTATGTGTCGCTCGACTCCGTGATCAAGACCATGCGCGAGACCGGCGCCGACATGAAGACCAAGTACAAGGAAACGGCGCGTGGCGGCTTGGCGGTGAACATAGTGGAGTGCTGA
- a CDS encoding EthD family reductase, with protein sequence MIKISFLYPHSKGGKFDMDYYLQRHMPRAIALFGAHPGYRGVAVERGLGAGAPGSDPAFTVMCHFLFESVPDFVAAAKAAGNELQLDIPNYTDAVPVMQISEVLTIG encoded by the coding sequence ATGATCAAGATCAGCTTTCTCTATCCGCACAGCAAGGGCGGCAAGTTCGACATGGATTACTACCTGCAGCGCCACATGCCCCGCGCCATCGCGCTGTTTGGCGCGCACCCGGGCTATCGCGGCGTGGCGGTGGAACGCGGTCTGGGCGCGGGCGCGCCGGGTTCCGATCCGGCCTTCACGGTGATGTGCCATTTCCTGTTCGAGTCCGTGCCTGACTTCGTGGCTGCCGCCAAGGCAGCCGGCAACGAGCTGCAGCTCGACATCCCCAATTACACCGATGCGGTTCCCGTGATGCAGATCAGCGAAGTGCTGACGATCGGCTGA
- a CDS encoding MBL fold metallo-hydrolase, whose product MQTFHQLFDETSSTYTYLLIDAATRQALLIDPVDHQLERDMALLQACGATLAWVVETHAHADHITSAGHVALQTGARTAAPSGCDIQPAQKQLIDADTLQFGTQTLRAIHTPGHTAGSMSYLWEEPTPAGPVRRVFTGDALLIDGCGRTDFQSGDAGTLYDSLTQKLFALPDDTVVYPAHDYKGRTASTIGFERANNSRVAGRTRTQFIEMMGQLNLPKPKLIDVAVPANQRLGLRDGESVPHGA is encoded by the coding sequence ATGCAGACCTTCCATCAGCTGTTTGACGAAACCTCGTCCACCTACACCTACTTGCTGATCGATGCCGCCACGCGCCAGGCGCTGCTGATCGATCCGGTGGACCACCAGCTGGAACGCGACATGGCGCTGCTGCAGGCCTGTGGCGCCACGCTGGCGTGGGTGGTCGAAACCCATGCCCATGCGGACCACATCACCTCGGCCGGCCATGTTGCACTGCAAACCGGTGCACGTACCGCAGCCCCCTCGGGCTGCGACATCCAACCCGCGCAAAAGCAGCTGATCGACGCAGACACGCTGCAGTTTGGCACGCAGACGCTGCGCGCCATCCATACGCCGGGGCACACCGCCGGCAGCATGAGCTACCTGTGGGAAGAGCCCACGCCCGCCGGCCCGGTGCGCCGCGTCTTCACCGGCGACGCGCTGCTGATCGACGGTTGCGGCCGCACCGACTTCCAGTCCGGCGACGCCGGCACGCTGTACGACAGCCTCACGCAGAAACTCTTCGCCCTGCCTGACGACACCGTGGTCTACCCCGCGCACGACTACAAGGGCCGCACCGCATCCACCATCGGCTTCGAGCGCGCCAACAACAGCCGCGTGGCCGGGCGCACGCGTACCCAGTTCATCGAGATGATGGGGCAACTGAACCTGCCCAAGCCGAAGCTGATCGATGTGGCGGTCCCCGCCAACCAGCGGCTCGGGCTGCGGGATGGCGAAAGCGTGCCGCACGGGGCGTGA
- a CDS encoding OsmC family protein, whose translation MAQYTAEILWQRGEQDFLGNRYSRKHLLRFDGGVEVPGSSSPHVVPLPMSDAAAVDPEEAFVASLSSCHMLWFLSIAAKHRFCVDRYFDAAVGTMAKNAEGRMAMTVVTLRPEVTFSGERQPTREELAHLHHTAHEACFIANSVKSELRCEPVYVGAQA comes from the coding sequence ATGGCCCAGTACACCGCAGAGATCCTCTGGCAACGTGGCGAGCAGGATTTCCTCGGCAATCGCTATAGCCGCAAGCACCTGCTGCGCTTCGACGGCGGCGTGGAAGTACCCGGATCCTCATCGCCCCATGTCGTGCCCCTGCCCATGTCGGACGCCGCCGCCGTGGATCCCGAAGAAGCCTTCGTTGCCTCGCTCTCCAGTTGCCACATGCTGTGGTTCCTTTCCATCGCCGCCAAGCACAGGTTCTGCGTGGACCGCTACTTCGATGCCGCGGTCGGCACCATGGCGAAGAACGCGGAAGGCCGGATGGCCATGACGGTGGTCACGCTCAGGCCGGAGGTCACCTTCAGCGGCGAGCGCCAGCCGACCCGGGAGGAACTGGCACACCTGCATCACACGGCGCACGAAGCCTGCTTCATTGCCAACTCGGTGAAGTCGGAGCTGCGCTGCGAGCCGGTGTACGTGGGCGCGCAGGCGTAG
- a CDS encoding YbdK family carboxylate-amine ligase, whose protein sequence is MSLEPFKHSEALTFGVELELQLVNRHDYDLAPFAPDLLRALKGAQHAGDIKPEISPSMIEISTGICKSYAQALDELGTMRDLMVDASRSLNLGICGGGTHPFQQWADRTISDSPRYQYISELYGYLAKQFTVFGQHVHIGCPSADESLFLLHAIGRYVPHFIALAASSPYVQGVDTGFASARLNSVAAFPMSGRAPYLLTWDAFTAYFNKMRNTGVIESMKDFYWDIRPKPEFGTIEVRVMDTPLTVGRACDIAAYIQALARYLLLSRPFMPQEDDYLVYTFNRFQACRFGLEGEYVHPNELTRMPIADHIISICDALVPHAEALGSLDALANIRALAQSRNGDAERVRQIESTTRSLRETVRQTCDSWAG, encoded by the coding sequence ATGTCACTCGAACCGTTCAAGCATTCCGAGGCGCTGACGTTTGGCGTGGAACTGGAACTGCAGCTCGTCAACCGGCATGACTACGACCTCGCGCCGTTCGCGCCGGATTTGCTGCGTGCGCTGAAAGGCGCGCAGCACGCCGGCGACATCAAGCCCGAGATCAGCCCTTCGATGATCGAGATCAGTACCGGCATCTGCAAAAGTTATGCACAGGCGCTGGACGAGCTGGGCACCATGCGCGACCTGATGGTCGACGCCTCGCGCTCGCTCAACCTCGGCATCTGCGGCGGCGGCACGCACCCGTTCCAGCAATGGGCCGACCGCACCATCTCGGATTCGCCGCGCTACCAGTATATTTCCGAGCTCTATGGCTATTTGGCCAAGCAGTTCACGGTGTTCGGCCAGCACGTGCACATCGGCTGCCCAAGCGCCGACGAATCGCTGTTCCTGCTGCACGCTATCGGCCGCTACGTGCCACATTTCATCGCGCTGGCCGCCTCCTCTCCCTATGTGCAAGGGGTGGACACCGGCTTCGCCTCGGCACGCCTGAATTCCGTTGCCGCCTTCCCCATGAGCGGGCGCGCGCCGTACCTGCTCACCTGGGACGCCTTCACCGCGTACTTCAACAAGATGCGCAACACGGGCGTGATCGAGAGCATGAAGGACTTCTACTGGGATATCCGTCCCAAGCCGGAGTTCGGCACCATCGAAGTCCGCGTGATGGACACGCCGCTGACCGTCGGGCGCGCCTGCGATATCGCCGCTTACATCCAGGCGCTCGCGCGCTACCTGCTGCTGTCGCGCCCCTTCATGCCGCAGGAAGACGACTACCTGGTCTACACCTTCAACCGCTTCCAGGCTTGCCGTTTCGGGCTGGAAGGCGAGTACGTGCACCCCAATGAGCTAACCCGGATGCCCATCGCCGACCACATCATCTCGATCTGCGACGCGCTGGTGCCGCATGCCGAAGCGCTGGGCTCGCTCGATGCGCTGGCCAACATCCGCGCGCTGGCGCAAAGCCGGAACGGTGACGCGGAGCGCGTGCGCCAGATCGAAAGCACCACGCGCAGCCTGCGCGAAACGGTACGCCAGACCTGCGACAGCTGGGCTGGCTGA
- a CDS encoding cation:proton antiporter — MNGLSQLFPSLPLAPGGLFWVGLALVGAGLAGEVCRMYLRLPRIVGYAATGLAAGMLGRGIVDEDMIAQTRILIDMALALALFELGHRLSLTWLRANRWLLFTSAFESLLTWGLVAAVLQWIGVSPAVAILAGGIAVSTSPTIVLQLKNELRAEGQVTERLLAMAALNSIYAAAIVQVATGWLHSEYGNLGAALLHPLYLLVGSCLLAWGVGKLGHAIYARMETDDHYSFLVLVGLVLFTLALTRVLKLSMPLTLMLAGVVFKHQDSQPRVWPAHFGSAGSLLIIVMVVSLGLPLTAHDWAIGGGAACVLVLLRHIAKLAGVVSLGSFSGLSMKQCVALGLALAPMSGLAYLLMSDIALLYPATGEPLAAIILCTLAMEQLLGPTLAGWALRYAGEVRRNGGGR, encoded by the coding sequence ATGAATGGACTGAGCCAATTGTTTCCAAGCCTGCCGCTGGCACCGGGCGGGCTTTTCTGGGTCGGGCTGGCGCTGGTGGGCGCCGGCCTGGCGGGCGAGGTATGCCGCATGTACCTGCGGCTGCCCCGCATCGTCGGTTACGCGGCCACGGGCCTCGCCGCTGGCATGCTCGGCCGCGGCATCGTGGACGAGGACATGATCGCGCAGACCCGCATCCTGATCGACATGGCGCTGGCGCTCGCCCTGTTCGAGCTCGGGCACCGGCTCTCGCTCACCTGGCTGCGGGCCAATCGCTGGCTGCTCTTCACCAGCGCCTTTGAAAGCCTGCTGACCTGGGGCCTGGTCGCCGCCGTGCTGCAATGGATCGGCGTGAGCCCGGCGGTTGCCATCCTGGCCGGCGGCATTGCCGTGAGCACCTCGCCCACCATCGTGCTGCAGCTCAAGAACGAGCTGCGCGCCGAAGGGCAGGTGACCGAGCGGCTGCTCGCCATGGCCGCGCTGAACAGCATCTACGCCGCCGCCATCGTCCAGGTCGCCACCGGCTGGCTGCATTCCGAATACGGCAACCTGGGTGCGGCGCTGCTGCATCCGCTCTATCTGCTGGTGGGTTCCTGCCTGCTGGCCTGGGGCGTTGGCAAGCTGGGCCACGCGATCTATGCGCGCATGGAAACGGACGATCACTACAGCTTCCTGGTGCTGGTGGGGCTGGTGCTGTTCACGCTGGCGCTCACGCGCGTGCTCAAGCTGTCGATGCCACTTACGCTGATGCTGGCCGGTGTGGTGTTCAAGCACCAGGACAGCCAGCCGCGCGTATGGCCGGCGCACTTCGGCAGCGCGGGCAGCTTGCTGATCATCGTGATGGTGGTCTCGCTTGGCCTGCCGCTGACGGCGCACGACTGGGCCATCGGTGGTGGCGCCGCCTGTGTGCTGGTACTGCTGCGTCACATTGCCAAGCTGGCAGGTGTCGTCTCGCTGGGTTCGTTCTCGGGCCTGAGCATGAAGCAGTGCGTGGCCCTCGGGCTTGCGCTGGCACCCATGTCGGGGCTCGCGTACTTGCTGATGAGCGATATCGCGCTGCTGTATCCCGCCACGGGTGAGCCGCTGGCAGCCATCATCCTGTGCACGCTGGCGATGGAGCAGTTGCTTGGGCCTACGCTGGCGGGCTGGGCACTTCGCTATGCGGGCGAGGTCAGACGCAATGGAGGAGGGCGCTGA
- a CDS encoding tetratricopeptide repeat protein translates to MSVQEVSYDHAIELANAERYDEALVILDQLSQAQPQVVDFDCLRARLHFDRGDAQAAFAVLDAALAKLPGLPLHPAHRWSSRGVIAHRYGMLLMGMERLQEALPWLEEAALRNGLSSGEWSARLHAGLVHYRLGNFAAAGAYWYDLLYRAPDLGAEDILGQALAHVKAAGDEAEPMLRLCLARIGLDNPDLLELDEAAGDALAAEQAAIVLASQPDHPHARRIRAPLRYRAGELDGAWDDFATYQRKAPDPKAQVRELEWRHQSGEAEPWLRFAFVEGATDATGYYNAGVALAEFMDAVPAAEAALMPHLIKAYRLGLARFEAYFATGEGGYDDADPHIYSLLCHNLATRLEGEGNRAERIALHEKGIAVSEFIEHWIDLLECLEAAGQHGKAVEVAGDVLNRYPLERDPANVGWIFSRLMSTWKAIGGTEVTSAARDALAHMDARADALPVEERSQTAHALAHARAHFAGLLRNAMDSMDQHDRTDAQAEIEALQRRALLIEDAWLCNQFGMVWRGLGAPERALPLFEQAIALTADDPADQAFPRLQRALIRNGEKQYAEALTDFEAAFAARKGWDGEAYLGAVEAALGLEQRETALGYFDKARASGAAQGKTRSLYARMETGLRATRPGWKFWGV, encoded by the coding sequence GTGTCCGTGCAGGAAGTCAGCTACGACCACGCCATCGAGCTAGCCAACGCAGAGCGCTACGATGAAGCGCTGGTCATTCTCGACCAGCTTTCGCAGGCGCAGCCTCAAGTGGTGGATTTCGACTGCCTGCGGGCACGCCTGCATTTTGACCGCGGCGACGCGCAGGCCGCCTTTGCCGTGCTCGATGCGGCGCTGGCCAAGCTGCCCGGGCTGCCGCTGCACCCGGCGCACCGCTGGTCCTCGCGCGGCGTGATCGCGCATCGCTACGGCATGCTGCTGATGGGGATGGAGCGCTTGCAGGAGGCGCTGCCCTGGCTGGAAGAGGCCGCGCTGCGCAACGGCTTGTCCTCCGGCGAGTGGAGCGCCCGCCTGCATGCCGGGCTGGTGCATTACCGGCTGGGCAATTTCGCCGCGGCCGGCGCTTATTGGTATGACCTGCTTTATCGCGCGCCGGATCTTGGCGCCGAAGACATCCTGGGCCAGGCGCTGGCCCACGTGAAGGCCGCCGGCGACGAGGCCGAGCCGATGCTGCGCCTGTGCCTGGCGCGGATCGGCCTGGACAACCCTGACCTGCTGGAGCTCGACGAGGCTGCGGGCGATGCGCTGGCCGCCGAGCAGGCCGCCATCGTGCTGGCCAGCCAGCCAGACCACCCGCATGCCCGCCGCATCCGCGCGCCGCTGCGCTACCGCGCGGGCGAGCTCGATGGTGCCTGGGACGATTTCGCCACCTACCAGCGCAAGGCGCCGGACCCCAAGGCGCAGGTGCGCGAGCTCGAATGGCGCCACCAGTCCGGCGAGGCCGAGCCTTGGCTGCGCTTTGCCTTTGTCGAGGGCGCGACGGATGCGACCGGCTACTACAACGCGGGCGTGGCGCTGGCTGAGTTCATGGACGCGGTGCCGGCCGCCGAGGCGGCGTTGATGCCGCACCTGATCAAGGCCTATCGCCTGGGCCTGGCGCGCTTCGAAGCCTACTTCGCCACCGGCGAGGGCGGCTACGACGACGCCGATCCCCATATCTACTCGTTGCTGTGCCACAACCTGGCCACCCGGCTGGAAGGCGAGGGCAACCGCGCGGAGCGCATCGCGCTGCACGAGAAGGGCATCGCGGTCAGCGAATTCATCGAGCACTGGATCGACCTGCTCGAGTGCCTCGAGGCGGCCGGCCAGCACGGCAAAGCCGTGGAAGTCGCGGGCGACGTGCTCAACCGCTATCCGCTGGAGCGCGATCCGGCCAACGTGGGCTGGATCTTCAGCCGGCTGATGAGCACCTGGAAGGCCATTGGCGGCACGGAAGTGACGTCAGCGGCCCGTGATGCGCTGGCGCACATGGATGCGCGCGCCGACGCCTTGCCGGTGGAGGAACGCAGCCAGACCGCGCACGCGCTGGCCCACGCCCGCGCGCACTTCGCGGGGCTGCTGCGCAACGCCATGGACAGCATGGACCAGCACGACCGCACCGACGCGCAGGCCGAGATCGAGGCACTGCAGCGCCGTGCGCTGCTGATCGAGGACGCATGGCTGTGCAACCAGTTCGGCATGGTCTGGCGTGGCCTGGGCGCGCCGGAGCGCGCGCTGCCACTGTTCGAGCAAGCCATCGCGCTGACCGCCGACGATCCTGCGGACCAGGCCTTCCCGCGCCTGCAGCGTGCGCTGATCCGCAACGGCGAGAAGCAATACGCCGAAGCGCTGACGGACTTCGAGGCCGCCTTTGCCGCGCGCAAAGGCTGGGATGGCGAGGCGTATCTTGGCGCCGTCGAGGCCGCGCTGGGCCTGGAGCAGCGCGAGACCGCGCTGGGCTACTTCGACAAGGCCCGCGCGAGCGGCGCCGCGCAGGGCAAGACGCGCTCACTCTATGCCCGCATGGAAACCGGCCTGCGGGCGACGCGTCCGGGGTGGAAGTTCTGGGGCGTGTAG
- a CDS encoding branched-chain amino acid ABC transporter substrate-binding protein, producing the protein MNSTFHKTALTVALSVAGLCATSAAFAQAQEIKLGFAAPMTGGQAQYGKDMQNGVVLAIEEMNATKPKIGGKDVKFVLLSEDDAADPKTGSVVAQKLVDNGIQGMLGHFNSGTSIPASMVYNRAGIPQIAMATAPEYTRQGFKTTFRMMTSDTQQGSVIGAFVVKKLGAKNIAIVDDRTAYGQGLADEFEKAAKAAGGKIVRREFTNDKAVDFKAVLTNIKRSNPDVIFFGGAETQSAPMAKQVKELGMKSPVVSGEMSKTDNFLKLAGPAAEGTVVSLAGLPLEQMPGGTAYEKKYEKRFGSKVQTYSPYAYDGATALMTAMIKAGSADPARYLPVLAATNMQGVTTKTLAYDARGDLKDGGITVYKVVGGKWTVLETVGGK; encoded by the coding sequence ATGAACTCGACTTTCCACAAGACGGCCCTCACCGTCGCCCTGTCCGTCGCTGGCCTGTGCGCCACCTCGGCCGCCTTCGCCCAGGCGCAGGAAATCAAGCTGGGCTTTGCCGCGCCGATGACCGGCGGCCAGGCGCAATATGGCAAGGACATGCAGAACGGCGTTGTCCTCGCCATCGAGGAAATGAACGCGACCAAGCCCAAGATCGGCGGCAAGGACGTCAAGTTCGTACTGCTCTCTGAAGACGACGCGGCCGACCCCAAGACCGGCTCGGTGGTCGCGCAAAAGCTGGTCGATAACGGCATCCAGGGCATGCTGGGCCACTTCAACTCGGGCACCAGCATCCCGGCGTCGATGGTCTACAACCGCGCGGGCATTCCCCAGATCGCCATGGCAACGGCACCTGAGTACACCCGCCAGGGCTTCAAGACCACCTTCCGCATGATGACTTCCGACACCCAGCAGGGCTCGGTGATCGGTGCCTTCGTGGTGAAGAAGCTGGGTGCCAAGAACATCGCCATCGTCGACGACCGCACGGCCTACGGCCAAGGCCTGGCCGACGAGTTCGAGAAGGCCGCCAAGGCCGCCGGCGGCAAGATCGTGCGCCGCGAGTTCACCAACGACAAGGCGGTGGACTTCAAGGCCGTGCTGACCAACATCAAGCGCAGCAACCCGGACGTGATCTTCTTTGGCGGCGCCGAGACGCAATCCGCGCCGATGGCCAAGCAGGTCAAGGAACTCGGCATGAAGTCGCCGGTGGTGTCAGGCGAAATGTCGAAGACCGACAACTTCCTCAAGCTGGCCGGCCCTGCCGCCGAGGGCACGGTCGTCTCGCTGGCCGGCCTGCCGCTGGAGCAGATGCCCGGTGGCACCGCCTACGAGAAGAAGTACGAGAAGCGCTTCGGCAGCAAGGTACAGACCTACTCGCCGTACGCCTATGACGGCGCCACCGCCTTGATGACCGCCATGATCAAGGCGGGCTCGGCCGATCCGGCGCGCTACCTGCCGGTGCTGGCGGCCACCAACATGCAAGGCGTGACCACCAAGACCCTGGCCTACGACGCGCGCGGCGACCTGAAGGACGGCGGCATCACCGTCTACAAGGTGGTTGGCGGCAAGTGGACCGTGCTGGAGACGGTTGGCGGCAAGTAA